From one Culex quinquefasciatus strain JHB chromosome 3, VPISU_Cqui_1.0_pri_paternal, whole genome shotgun sequence genomic stretch:
- the LOC6035819 gene encoding protein tipE isoform X2: MRSNNDMRSSSSTLSAAPSLTMSKPSLNNSKASLTHSRQSITESNKEPGPPTREEKIAEFLDKAKFYTSLCLGTTAILSVFAFLFLIPFVVDPAISTIVADYDPVPVTCVVTDHVYSEGRRNCTWSSCREGCTTEAIRCHQLLVNYTKIAYHEWQKQPRDLDNVEWDVMDTKFLVNTEGCGYPPRVNCTEFAKKYGYSHVGKPFPCYFSRAYPEMVVARYSWDDNLKHLILSLIIPNVLFAVSIGVLSYWYCPCCDKACHKSPRVYAEKYPTKENKLLCRSDDEEDDLDY; encoded by the exons ATGAGATCAAACAACGATATGCGTTCATCCTCGTCGACCTTGTCGGCGGCACCAAGTTTGACCATGAGCAAGCCTAGCTTGAACAACAGCAAGGCAAGCCTCACTCACAGTCGGCAGAGCATAACGGAGTCGAACAAAGAGCCGGGGCCACCTACGCGGGAAGAGAAGATTGCAGAATTCCTGGACAAGGCCAAGTTCTACACTTCACTTTGTTTAG GGACAACCGCCATCCTGTCTGTATTTGCCTTTCTGTTCCTGATTCCGTTTGTCGTGGATCCGGCCATATCTACCATAGTGGCCGATTACGACCCAGTGCCTGTGACGTGCGTGGTGACGGACCACGTTTACTCCGAGGGCAGGAGAAATTGCACCTGGAGCTCGTGCCGAGAAGGTTGCACCACGGAGGCCATCCGGTGTCACCAGTTGCTTGTCAACTACACCAAAATTGCATATCACGAATGGCAAAAGCAGCCCCGCGACCTCGACAACGTAGAGTGGGACGTAATGGACACCAAGTTCCTCGTCAACACCGAGGGATGTGGCTATCCGCCGCGGGTCAACTGTACCGAGTTTGCAAAGAAATACGG GTACTCGCACGTGGGAAAACCGTTCCCGTGCTATTTCAGCCGTGCCTATCCGGAAATGGTGGTGGCTCGCTATTCGTGGGATGACAATCTGAAACACCTGATCCTTTCACTGATCATACCGAATGTGCTCTTTGCCGTCTCGATCGGAGTGCTCAGCTATTGGTACTGTCCCTGCTGTGATAAGGCCTGCCACAAATCGCCGCGAGTGTACGCAGAAAAGTATCCTACTAAGGAAAA CAAACTTCTGTGCCGTAGTGACGATGAGGAAGATGATCTAGACTActga
- the LOC6035819 gene encoding protein tipE isoform X1 has translation MRSNNDMRSSSSTLSAAPSLTMSKPSLNNSKASLTHSRQSITESNKEPGPPTREEKIAEFLDKAKFYTSLCLGTTAILSVFAFLFLIPFVVDPAISTIVADYDPVPVTCVVTDHVYSEGRRNCTWSSCREGCTTEAIRCHQLLVNYTKIAYHEWQKQPRDLDNVEWDVMDTKFLVNTEGCGYPPRVNCTEFAKKYGYSHVGKPFPCYFSRAYPEMVVARYSWDDNLKHLILSLIIPNVLFAVSIGVLSYWYCPCCDKACHKSPRVYAEKYPTKENKGSWNIEYSQDYISKI, from the exons ATGAGATCAAACAACGATATGCGTTCATCCTCGTCGACCTTGTCGGCGGCACCAAGTTTGACCATGAGCAAGCCTAGCTTGAACAACAGCAAGGCAAGCCTCACTCACAGTCGGCAGAGCATAACGGAGTCGAACAAAGAGCCGGGGCCACCTACGCGGGAAGAGAAGATTGCAGAATTCCTGGACAAGGCCAAGTTCTACACTTCACTTTGTTTAG GGACAACCGCCATCCTGTCTGTATTTGCCTTTCTGTTCCTGATTCCGTTTGTCGTGGATCCGGCCATATCTACCATAGTGGCCGATTACGACCCAGTGCCTGTGACGTGCGTGGTGACGGACCACGTTTACTCCGAGGGCAGGAGAAATTGCACCTGGAGCTCGTGCCGAGAAGGTTGCACCACGGAGGCCATCCGGTGTCACCAGTTGCTTGTCAACTACACCAAAATTGCATATCACGAATGGCAAAAGCAGCCCCGCGACCTCGACAACGTAGAGTGGGACGTAATGGACACCAAGTTCCTCGTCAACACCGAGGGATGTGGCTATCCGCCGCGGGTCAACTGTACCGAGTTTGCAAAGAAATACGG GTACTCGCACGTGGGAAAACCGTTCCCGTGCTATTTCAGCCGTGCCTATCCGGAAATGGTGGTGGCTCGCTATTCGTGGGATGACAATCTGAAACACCTGATCCTTTCACTGATCATACCGAATGTGCTCTTTGCCGTCTCGATCGGAGTGCTCAGCTATTGGTACTGTCCCTGCTGTGATAAGGCCTGCCACAAATCGCCGCGAGTGTACGCAGAAAAGTATCCTACTAAGGAAAA
- the LOC6035818 gene encoding uncharacterized protein LOC6035818 → MGKKKPTPVEDLIIPPQDGKICGVICICQLTFVLSTVAIVYLTVAIYMPSSRAFKSGIDETPVMCTTTKALNKDACEWGSCGEWCLSKTSGACIQIYVHLRNNGSSLTFQNCTNSANKTCYGIDQENAKKARCIADECKNLTGTFNCTTGMCINITDAFECVFHNTDVPLKCSGRRGKITCIDINGLFSCNRGTCRKIKTPYNCDRRCVDIPTRNKNMILLSGDKVYLSQCSVAIDAATNQEVWNESDGKVIMSSCYTIQNTTNGIQATDCVNGSLLEKDELTDLTNFTYLSYLHYAVSTPVKTIAPLEQDLTISNESGLMINLEGCVNTLQDECKDFLKEYGKDGTDHNARARFPCFHSKGNTDKVVARFNLETTYKQFVVGFVVPTVLFAVSCLTLIFCQKTIHVGDDAKMRFVGCANKEGSTANGGAKNKANANSGDGGGGGDSVMAL, encoded by the coding sequence ATGGGGAAAAAGAAACCCACCCCCGTGGAGGACTTGATAATCCCACCACAGGATGGAAAGATATGTGGCGTGATATGCATTTGTCAACTGACGTTCGTGTTGAGCACCGTTGCGATCGTCTATCTGACCGTGGCCATCTACATGCCCTCGTCACGTGCGTTCAAGAGTGGGATAGACGAAACACCGGTCATGTGTACCACGACCAAGGCCTTAAACAAGGACGCCTGTGAGTGGGGATCGTGTGGCGAGTGGTGTCTCAGCAAGACATCCGGAGCGTGCATCCAGATCTATGTTCACTTGCGTAACAATGGCAGCAGCCTGACGTTCCAGAATTGTACCAATTCAGCGAATAAAACATGCTATGGGATAGATCAGGAGAACGCCAAGAAGGCCCGTTGCATTGCGGATGAGTGCAAAAATCTCACGGGAACCTTCAACTGCACTACCGGAATGTGCATCAACATTACCGACGCGTTCGAGTGCGTATTTCATAATACAGACGTACCGCTAAAATGCTCCGGGAGAAGAGGCAAGATCACCTGCATCGACATCAACGGGTTGTTCTCGTGTAATCGTGGAACATGTCGAAAGATAAAAACTCCATACAATTGTGACCGCCGTTGTGTGGACATTCCAACCCGGAATAAAAATATGATTCTATTGAGTGGAGATAAAGTTTATCTTTCGCAATGTTCAGTTGCGATTGATGCAGCTACGAATCAAGAGGTGTGGAACGAAAGCGATGGGAAGGTCATAATGTCATCATGCTACACCATACAAAATACCACCAACGGTATTCAAGCAACGGATTGCGTCAACGGATCGCTTCTGGAGAAAGACGAACTGACCGATCTGACCAATTTCACCTACTTGAGCTATCTGCACTATGCGGTTTCGACACCGGTCAAAACGATTGCACCACTCGAGCAAGACTTGACAATTTCGAACGAGTCCGGACTGATGATCAATTTAGAAGGTTGCGTCAACACACTGCAGGACGAATGCAAGGACTTCCTCAAGGAATACGGAAAGGACGGTACTGACCACAACGCCAGAGCACGATTCCCATGTTTTCACTCCAAGGGCAACACGGACAAGGTAGTGGCACGTTTCAATTTAGAAACCACCTACAAGCAGTTTGTCGTTGGCTTTGTCGTACCGACGGTTCTGTTTGCTGTGTCCTGTCTCACGTTGATATTCTGCCAGAAAACTATCCACGTCGGCGACGATGCCAAAATGCGCTTCGTGGGATGCGCTAACAAAGAGGGGTCCACGGCTAACGGTGGAGCCAAGAATAAAGCGAACGCCAACTCTGGTGATGGCGGTGGAGGTGGCGACTCGGTTATGGCTCTTTGA